The Henckelia pumila isolate YLH828 unplaced genomic scaffold, ASM3356847v2 CTG_461:::fragment_3, whole genome shotgun sequence genome window below encodes:
- the LOC140871237 gene encoding gamma-glutamylcyclotransferase 2-1-like yields MVFWIFGYGSLVWNPGFEYDEKVIGCIRDYRRVFDLACIDHRGTPEHPARTCTLEEHEGAACWGAAYCVRGGPEKEKEAMAYLERRECEYDRKTLVDFFKDEDSEIPFITGVIVFTSTPELSNKYYLGPAPLEDMAKQIATAFGPCGNNRDYIFKLEKALFDIGHEDDSIIELANEVRKILGIVGIVSKEIKVFGPSLVPHTATLSPRKIATVA; encoded by the exons GATTTGAGTATGACGAAAAGGTGATTGGGTGCATCAGAGACTACAGGCGTGTATTTGATCTGG CGTGCATTGATCACAGAGGTACGCCGGAGCACCCAGCAAGAACCTGCACTTTGGAAGAACATGAAGGAGCAGCCTGC TGGGGTGCTGCCTACTGCGTGCGGGGAGGgccagaaaaagaaaaagaagcgATGGCG TATCTGGAGCGTAGAGAATGCGAGTATGACAGAAAGACTTTGGTAGACTTTTTCAAA GATGAAGATTCGGAAATACCCTTTATTACCGGGGTAATAGT GTTCACATCCACACCGGAATTATCGAATAAGTACTATCTCGGGCCTGCCCCCTTGGAGGACATGGCTAAGCAAATAGCAACTGCCTTTGGCCCGTGCGGGAACAATCGAGACTACATTTTCAAGTTAGAGAAGGCGTTGTTTGATATCG GTCATGAAGATGACAGCATTATCGAGCTCGCAAACGAGGTGAGAAAGATCCTTGGAATCGTAGGAATCGTATCAAAGGAAATCAAGGTGTTTGGACCATCCCTCGTTCCACATACAGCTACTTTATCGCCTCGGAAAATCGCAACTGTTGCCTGA